The Kitasatospora paranensis genome has a window encoding:
- the hpnC gene encoding squalene synthase HpnC produces MNGDLVDDTQTDGTTLDKADLENFPVAPAFLPAAWRTDLMAVYGFARLVDDAGDGDLAEPERVAALLGADPATAADPDPTPFRLALLDALERDLDRAFERALDGGAEEPRHPLIRALVPLVQRQPVTPEPFRRLIEANRVDQTVARYATHDDLVGYCTLSADPVGRLVLALAGVATPERIALSDAICTGLQIVEHLQDVAEDLGRGRIYLPAEDLARFGVTEADLAAPTASPAVRELIAHEADRARTLLDRGAPLVGTVHGRLRLLLAGFTAGGYAALSAVEAAGYDVLAQQAKPDKRRLALRAAALFAKGR; encoded by the coding sequence GTGAACGGCGACCTGGTGGACGACACCCAGACGGACGGCACCACCCTGGACAAGGCCGACCTCGAGAACTTCCCGGTCGCACCGGCCTTCCTGCCCGCCGCCTGGCGCACCGACCTGATGGCGGTGTACGGCTTCGCCCGGCTGGTGGACGACGCGGGCGACGGCGACCTGGCCGAGCCGGAGCGCGTCGCCGCCCTGCTCGGCGCCGACCCGGCCACCGCCGCCGACCCCGACCCGACGCCCTTCCGGCTGGCCCTGCTGGACGCCCTGGAGCGCGACCTCGACCGCGCTTTCGAACGCGCCCTCGACGGCGGCGCCGAAGAGCCCCGGCACCCGCTGATACGCGCCCTCGTCCCCCTGGTGCAGCGGCAGCCGGTCACCCCCGAGCCCTTCCGCCGGCTGATCGAGGCCAACCGGGTCGACCAGACCGTCGCGCGGTACGCCACCCACGACGACCTGGTCGGCTACTGCACGCTCTCCGCCGACCCGGTCGGCCGCCTGGTGCTGGCCCTGGCCGGCGTCGCCACCCCCGAGCGGATCGCCCTCTCCGACGCGATCTGCACCGGACTGCAGATCGTCGAACACCTCCAGGACGTCGCCGAGGACCTCGGACGCGGCCGGATCTACCTGCCCGCCGAGGACCTCGCGCGCTTCGGCGTGACCGAGGCCGACCTGGCCGCGCCCACCGCCTCGCCGGCGGTGCGTGAACTGATCGCTCACGAGGCCGACCGGGCCCGGACCCTGCTGGACCGCGGCGCGCCGCTGGTGGGTACGGTTCACGGAAGGCTACGGCTGCTGCTCGCGGGCTTCACCGCAGGCGGGTACGCGGCCCTGTCGGCCGTCGAGGCCGCCGGGTACGACGTGCTGGCGCAGCAGGCGAAGCCGGACAAGCGCCGCCTCGCACTGCGGGCGGCGGCACTCTTCGCGAAGGGAAGGTGA
- a CDS encoding ABC transporter ATP-binding protein produces the protein MGQATSDTRVPTVVADDVHIVYKVHGAGAGKGSATSALSRIVSRRKSPAIREVHAVRGISFTAYKGEAVGLIGSNGSGKSTMLAAIAGLLPTERGGIYTNGQPSLLGVNAALMNDLTGERNVVLGCLAMGMSPAEVKARYQDIVDFSGINEKGDFISLPMRTYSSGMAARLRFSIAAAKTHDVLLIDEALATGDQRFQRRSEARIRELRKEAGTVFLVSHNNNAIRDTCERTIWIEKGELIMDGHTDEVVRAYEKHNQG, from the coding sequence ATGGGCCAAGCGACCAGCGACACCCGTGTGCCCACCGTGGTCGCCGACGACGTGCACATCGTCTACAAGGTGCACGGTGCCGGTGCCGGCAAGGGCAGCGCGACGTCGGCGCTCAGCCGGATCGTCTCCCGCCGGAAGTCGCCGGCCATCCGCGAGGTGCACGCCGTCCGCGGCATCAGCTTCACCGCCTACAAGGGCGAGGCGGTCGGCCTGATCGGCTCCAACGGCTCGGGCAAGTCGACCATGCTGGCGGCGATCGCGGGCCTGCTGCCGACCGAGCGCGGCGGCATCTACACGAACGGCCAGCCCTCGCTGCTGGGCGTCAACGCGGCGCTGATGAACGACCTCACCGGCGAGCGCAACGTCGTGCTCGGCTGCCTGGCGATGGGCATGTCCCCCGCCGAGGTGAAGGCGCGCTACCAGGACATCGTCGACTTCTCGGGCATCAACGAGAAGGGCGACTTCATCTCGCTGCCGATGCGCACGTACTCCTCCGGCATGGCGGCCCGTCTGCGGTTCTCCATCGCCGCGGCGAAGACGCACGACGTGCTGCTGATCGACGAGGCGCTGGCCACCGGTGACCAGCGCTTCCAGCGCCGCTCCGAGGCCCGGATCCGCGAGCTGCGCAAGGAGGCCGGCACGGTCTTCCTGGTCAGCCACAACAACAACGCGATCCGCGACACCTGTGAGCGCACGATCTGGATCGAGAAGGGTGAGCTCATCATGGACGGGCACACCGACGAGGTCGTCCGCGCGTACGAGAAGCACAACCAGGGCTGA
- a CDS encoding ABC transporter permease, which produces MSTVSDQVNLSTPLGADAGLTPKELAVKYGLTVSGARPTLPAYIRQLWARRHFIVAFATARLVAQYTTAKLGQLWQVMTPLLNCAVYFLVFGVMMKTRGGIPEYLPWLCIGVFVFQFSQSAIQSGTRSISDSLGLIRALHFPRACLPVAFTVIQLQQLLISMVVLVGIVTASGQMPSMSWLLIIPTLILQCLFNTGLALIMARIGSKTSDISQLMPFLLRTWMYISGVMYSIQGAIANWPPLAKTLLSWNPASIYMDLMRFAFMPTTFSKHYYPHRHLTLPNHVWAIALAWAVGAFVVGFVFFWRAEEEYGRG; this is translated from the coding sequence GTGTCGACAGTGAGTGACCAGGTCAACCTCTCCACTCCGTTGGGGGCTGACGCGGGTCTGACCCCCAAGGAGCTGGCCGTCAAGTACGGCCTGACGGTCAGCGGTGCCCGTCCCACCCTGCCCGCGTACATCCGGCAGCTGTGGGCCAGGCGGCACTTCATCGTGGCGTTCGCCACCGCCCGCCTGGTGGCGCAGTACACGACCGCCAAGCTCGGTCAGCTGTGGCAGGTGATGACCCCGCTGCTGAACTGCGCGGTCTACTTCCTGGTCTTCGGCGTCATGATGAAGACCCGCGGCGGCATCCCCGAGTACCTGCCGTGGCTGTGCATCGGCGTCTTCGTCTTCCAGTTCTCGCAGAGCGCCATCCAGTCGGGCACCCGGTCGATCTCCGACAGCCTGGGCCTGATCCGCGCGCTGCACTTCCCGCGCGCCTGCCTCCCGGTCGCGTTCACCGTCATCCAGCTCCAGCAGCTGCTGATCTCGATGGTCGTGCTGGTGGGCATCGTGACGGCGAGCGGCCAGATGCCGAGCATGTCCTGGCTGCTGATCATCCCGACGCTGATCCTGCAGTGCCTGTTCAACACCGGCCTGGCGCTGATCATGGCCCGGATCGGCTCCAAGACCTCGGACATCTCGCAGCTGATGCCGTTCCTGCTGCGTACCTGGATGTACATCTCCGGCGTCATGTACAGCATCCAGGGCGCCATCGCGAACTGGCCGCCGCTGGCCAAGACCCTGCTGTCGTGGAATCCGGCCTCGATCTACATGGACCTGATGCGGTTCGCGTTCATGCCGACGACCTTCAGCAAGCACTACTACCCGCACCGCCACCTGACGCTGCCGAACCACGTCTGGGCGATCGCCCTCGCCTGGGCGGTCGGCGCCTTCGTGGTCGGTTTCGTGTTCTTCTGGCGCGCCGAGGAGGAGTACGGCCGTGGCTGA
- a CDS encoding glycosyltransferase family 2 protein, producing MRLGAVVITMGNRPAELNALIDSVLGQEGPAVELAVVGNGAPLPPLPAGVRTVELPENLGIPGGRNVGIELFGPDGRDVDVVLFLDDDGLLPGKDSARLLREAFAADPGLGIVSFRIADPETGVTARRHVPRLRASDPLRSSRVTTFLGGACAVRTAVFPKAGQLPAEFFYAHEETDLAWRALDAGWSIDYRADVVLHHPTTSPARHATYFHNVARNRVWLARRNLPAPLVPLYLGTWFLLTLARRPSGDAFKAWVGGFKAGWREPCGPRRPMRWRTVWRLTRLGRPPVI from the coding sequence CTGCGGCTGGGCGCGGTCGTCATCACCATGGGCAACCGGCCGGCCGAGCTGAACGCGCTGATCGACTCGGTGCTGGGCCAGGAGGGCCCGGCGGTCGAGCTCGCGGTGGTCGGCAACGGCGCCCCGCTGCCGCCGCTGCCCGCCGGGGTGCGCACGGTGGAGCTGCCGGAGAACCTCGGCATCCCGGGCGGCCGCAACGTCGGCATCGAGCTGTTCGGCCCGGACGGCCGGGACGTCGACGTGGTGCTGTTCCTGGACGACGACGGCCTGCTGCCCGGCAAGGACTCCGCCCGGCTGCTGCGCGAGGCGTTCGCGGCCGACCCGGGGCTCGGCATCGTCTCCTTCCGCATCGCGGACCCGGAGACCGGTGTCACCGCCCGCCGGCACGTCCCCCGGCTGCGCGCCAGCGACCCGCTGCGCTCCTCCCGGGTGACGACCTTCCTGGGCGGCGCCTGCGCGGTGCGCACGGCGGTGTTCCCGAAGGCCGGGCAGCTGCCCGCGGAGTTCTTCTACGCGCACGAGGAGACCGACCTCGCCTGGCGCGCCCTGGACGCCGGCTGGTCGATCGACTACCGGGCCGACGTGGTGCTGCACCACCCCACGACCTCCCCGGCCCGGCACGCCACCTACTTCCACAACGTGGCCCGCAACCGGGTGTGGCTGGCCCGGCGGAACCTTCCGGCCCCGCTGGTGCCTCTCTATCTGGGGACGTGGTTCCTGCTCACCCTGGCGCGCCGTCCCTCCGGCGACGCGTTCAAGGCCTGGGTGGGCGGTTTCAAGGCCGGCTGGCGCGAACCCTGCGGTCCGCGGCGGCCGATGCGATGGCGTACTGTATGGCGATTGACCAGGTTGGGTCGGCCGCCCGTTATCTGA
- a CDS encoding CDP-alcohol phosphatidyltransferase family protein: MLQRRSAEHWAGRLYMRKISLRITRVLSTATWITPNGLTYLMMFTGILAGAALVIPGLAGAVLGALLIQVYLLLDCVDGEVARWRRQTSLTGVYLDRVGHYMSEAALLTGLGLRATDLFHQEGASSAWQWAFLGTLAALGAILIKSETDLVDVARARSGMTAVEDSASVPRSAGVAKARKAASLLKFHRLVGAVEASLFILAAGIADAVHGGLWFTRLAVVVLAAIAVPQTVLHLLSIVLSSRLR; the protein is encoded by the coding sequence ATGCTCCAGCGCCGCAGCGCGGAGCACTGGGCCGGCCGCCTGTACATGCGGAAGATCTCGCTGCGGATCACCCGTGTGCTGAGCACCGCCACCTGGATCACGCCCAACGGGCTGACCTACCTGATGATGTTCACCGGCATCCTGGCCGGTGCCGCGCTGGTGATCCCGGGCCTGGCCGGCGCCGTGCTCGGCGCGCTGCTGATCCAGGTCTACCTGCTGCTCGACTGCGTCGACGGGGAGGTCGCCCGCTGGCGCCGGCAGACCTCGCTCACCGGCGTCTACCTCGACCGGGTCGGCCACTACATGTCCGAGGCGGCGCTGCTCACCGGTCTCGGCCTGCGCGCCACCGACCTGTTCCACCAGGAGGGCGCCTCGTCCGCCTGGCAGTGGGCGTTCCTGGGCACGCTGGCCGCGCTGGGCGCGATCCTGATCAAGTCGGAGACCGACCTGGTCGACGTCGCCCGGGCCCGGAGCGGGATGACCGCCGTCGAGGACAGCGCCTCGGTGCCGCGCTCGGCCGGTGTCGCCAAGGCCCGCAAGGCCGCCTCGCTGCTGAAGTTCCACCGGCTGGTGGGCGCCGTCGAGGCCTCGCTGTTCATCCTCGCCGCGGGCATCGCGGACGCCGTCCACGGCGGCCTGTGGTTCACCCGCCTCGCGGTGGTGGTGCTCGCCGCGATCGCCGTGCCGCAGACCGTCCTGCACCTGCTCAGCATCGTGCTCTCCAGCAGGCTGCGATGA
- a CDS encoding iron-containing alcohol dehydrogenase family protein, protein MPVLTRLLPSPVFVEIRPGALDALGGILADQRLSASGRIAVAISGGSGAVLRERLEPLLPGAAWYEVADGTLDSAVRLTDQMRGGHYDAIVGLGGGKIIDVAKYAAARVGLPLVAVATNLAHDGICSPVSTLDNDAGRGSYGVPSPIGIVVDLDVIRKAPQRFVAAGIGDVVSNISACADWELSHRITGEPVDGLAVAMARSAGENLLRHPGSLEDEDLLLALAEALVLSGIAMNIAGSTRPSSGACHEISHALDVLYPKRSAQHGEQCGLGAAFASFLRGERELSGLIVERLASHGLPVTADQIGFTEAEFTEAVHYAPNTRPGRFTILEHLDLSPSDIRDAYADYVQSVHR, encoded by the coding sequence GTGCCAGTACTGACCCGTCTGCTGCCCTCGCCGGTGTTCGTCGAGATCCGTCCGGGCGCGCTCGACGCGCTCGGCGGGATCCTCGCCGACCAGCGGCTGTCCGCCTCCGGGCGGATAGCGGTGGCGATCAGCGGCGGCTCCGGCGCGGTGCTCCGGGAGCGGCTCGAACCGCTGCTCCCGGGCGCCGCCTGGTACGAGGTCGCGGACGGCACCCTGGACAGCGCGGTGCGCCTCACCGACCAGATGCGCGGCGGCCACTACGACGCGATCGTCGGGCTCGGCGGCGGCAAGATCATCGACGTGGCGAAGTACGCCGCCGCCCGGGTCGGCCTGCCGCTGGTCGCGGTCGCCACCAACCTGGCCCACGACGGCATCTGCTCGCCGGTCTCCACGCTCGACAACGACGCCGGCCGCGGCTCGTACGGGGTGCCCAGCCCGATCGGGATCGTGGTCGACCTGGACGTCATCCGCAAGGCGCCGCAGCGCTTCGTCGCGGCCGGCATCGGCGACGTCGTCTCCAACATCTCGGCCTGCGCCGACTGGGAGCTCTCGCACCGGATCACCGGCGAACCGGTCGACGGCCTGGCCGTCGCGATGGCCCGCTCGGCCGGCGAGAACCTGCTGCGCCACCCCGGGTCGCTGGAGGACGAGGACCTCCTGCTGGCCCTCGCGGAGGCCCTGGTACTGTCCGGCATCGCGATGAACATCGCTGGCAGCACCCGGCCCTCGTCGGGTGCCTGCCACGAGATCTCGCACGCCCTGGACGTGCTGTACCCCAAGCGGTCCGCCCAGCACGGCGAACAGTGCGGCCTCGGCGCAGCGTTCGCCAGCTTCCTGCGGGGCGAGCGCGAGCTGTCCGGCCTGATCGTGGAACGCCTGGCGTCCCACGGCCTGCCGGTGACCGCAGACCAGATCGGCTTCACCGAGGCGGAGTTCACCGAGGCGGTGCACTACGCCCCGAACACCCGCCCGGGTCGCTTCACGATCCTGGAACACCTCGACCTCTCCCCATCCGACATCAGGGACGCGTACGCCGACTATGTCCAATCAGTCCACCGCTGA
- a CDS encoding phosphocholine cytidylyltransferase family protein — protein sequence MIGLVLAAGAGRRLRPYTDTLPKALVPVDGDRTVLDLTLGNFAEVGLREAAIVVGYRKEAVYDRKDALEQKYGVKLTLVENDKAEEWNNAYSLWCARELFGEGLLLANGDTVHPSSVQRTMLDGNDRLTKEGAAPGILLALDTVKKLADEEMKVVVDPALGMRRITKLMDPSEATGEYIGVTIINPSAKDALADALRATFERDPQLYYEDGYQEMVDRGLRIDVQPIGEVSWVEVDNHDDLARAREIACQY from the coding sequence ATGATCGGCCTCGTCCTGGCTGCCGGTGCCGGCCGCCGGCTCCGCCCCTACACCGACACCCTGCCCAAGGCGCTGGTGCCGGTCGACGGGGACCGGACCGTCCTCGACCTCACCCTCGGCAACTTCGCCGAGGTGGGCCTGCGCGAGGCCGCGATCGTGGTCGGCTACCGCAAGGAGGCCGTGTACGACCGCAAGGACGCGCTGGAGCAGAAGTACGGCGTCAAGCTCACCCTGGTCGAGAACGACAAGGCCGAGGAGTGGAACAACGCCTACTCCCTGTGGTGCGCCCGTGAGCTGTTCGGCGAGGGCCTGCTGCTCGCCAACGGCGACACCGTGCACCCGTCCTCCGTGCAGCGCACCATGCTGGACGGCAACGACCGGCTGACCAAGGAGGGCGCCGCCCCCGGCATCCTGCTCGCCCTGGACACCGTCAAGAAGCTCGCCGACGAGGAGATGAAGGTCGTCGTCGACCCCGCCCTCGGCATGCGCCGGATCACCAAGCTGATGGACCCGTCCGAGGCCACCGGCGAGTACATCGGCGTCACGATCATCAACCCGTCCGCCAAGGACGCCCTCGCCGACGCCCTGCGGGCCACCTTCGAGCGCGACCCGCAGCTGTACTACGAGGACGGCTACCAGGAGATGGTCGACCGCGGCCTGCGGATCGACGTGCAGCCGATCGGCGAGGTCTCCTGGGTCGAGGTCGACAACCACGACGACCTCGCCCGCGCCCGGGAGATCGCGTGCCAGTACTGA
- the idi gene encoding isopentenyl-diphosphate Delta-isomerase yields MPDTSSTSRTDTTENDSGLGAAQPLPGGEILLELVDDEGVTIGTAEKHWAHQQPGRLHRAFSVFLFDQHGRLLLQQRALGKYHSPGVWSNTCCGHPYPGEQPFVAAARRTAEELGVAPALLCEAGTVRYDLPDEASGLIEREWNHLFVGLVTAEPAPDPAEVADTRFVTAQELKQLQEDRPFSVWFRTVFEAALPGIREITGGRDW; encoded by the coding sequence ATGCCCGACACCTCGTCGACCAGCCGCACGGACACCACGGAGAACGACTCCGGTCTCGGTGCCGCGCAGCCCCTCCCGGGAGGGGAGATCCTCCTGGAGCTCGTTGACGACGAGGGCGTGACCATCGGCACCGCCGAGAAGCACTGGGCCCACCAGCAGCCCGGCCGGCTCCACCGGGCGTTCTCGGTGTTCCTCTTCGACCAGCACGGCCGGCTGCTGCTCCAGCAGCGCGCCCTCGGCAAGTACCACTCCCCCGGTGTGTGGTCGAACACCTGCTGCGGGCACCCGTACCCCGGCGAGCAGCCGTTCGTGGCCGCCGCCCGCCGCACCGCCGAGGAGCTGGGTGTCGCGCCCGCGCTGCTGTGCGAGGCCGGGACGGTCCGCTACGACCTGCCGGACGAGGCCTCCGGCCTGATCGAGCGCGAGTGGAACCACCTGTTCGTCGGCCTGGTCACCGCCGAGCCCGCGCCCGACCCGGCCGAGGTCGCCGACACCCGGTTCGTCACGGCCCAGGAGCTCAAGCAGCTCCAGGAGGACCGCCCCTTCTCGGTGTGGTTCCGGACAGTCTTCGAGGCCGCGCTGCCGGGGATCCGCGAGATCACCGGCGGACGCGACTGGTAG
- a CDS encoding LuxR C-terminal-related transcriptional regulator, whose product MGTARTVAASAAALAQTLADSDLAELCESLCTLGWAEAFLEDYVGAESHLDRGLEIARRTGQAYLVPQFLTAKAYTHFSTCRITSALELAEEAEPLARAVGSDELLAFTLAFQSQILQQACRPAPPDALAVAEEAAAAAGSNDHWWATLARCMLASAALDAGDPHRATDILLRAGGGSDLRRLQPTTRPNCLELLSGAALAVGDTDAAVRWAERARKEAEQLGLPAQHGAAQRSLGRIAAYHGDSAAAARMFTAAAEQSVRSRATLREAQSLLLAAPHVRATGDSTGAAEMWHRGARLASEGGARLLTGLAESIRPAVFAAPAEPAGELVSLTGREREVAELVAEGLTSVAIADKLVLSPRTVESHIARIYRKTGVSSRAALAVIVSRNTGPQQAYLKVPRPAPEDPLRADGPEAGELSPAPPRAVADTPRLLGRDAELDSLTRALEDLKAGVGRAVVLVGEPGIGKSSLLWTASAHARAQGVPVLAAHGAHPPLPPLPAGPDIADVHERAARTGDRSAVMAVVDDLHDLAPARIDDVERLLAATVTGPVLCLMAYRQRRLSSPLAAVLARASSAGLLEVWNLGPLSPEQTRELLGDRPDLEELHGLAGGNPQYLKVLAADGGTAADAGTAILGELDGLDAVSLTVVQVAAVLGDSFHPELLAAVADLDLPAAMAALDALTRLDLVRPAEPAPRLSLRHRAVADVVYERLEPSRRLALHQRAEAELARRAAPIAERAHHVARAADPWRPEHATTLIAAARGMLYSAPVVAAGHLQAALSLLQEGGEHWYEAKVLLARARLLTGDPSEGRALLEALRSEIPGGPAGGATALADSSRIERRMGRSTEAGALARAGLAALTDDDSATAAALHAELADHAYDVQDFETSRQHAETAARLAREHLDQVGEANALGKAALGHLFSGDQTSALATLARATDILDTVPDTMLVAYLEAAFQVGIAEGMMGRLADSERHLARGADLSRRTGQTYIHPQMLTVLGNARLRAGNLSGALATLDEAEQHVRRIGDVSVEAVLMTLRAETLLWRDGPGDLEEAAATAERARAAVGSTLTSWAVSVRCAHAEFVLHTGDPVRAGWQLLDVAGGAELPRLTAWRRPRWCDLLAQAAAADGDAAAAGRWARLAEESVAQLPSVGRRGFALRARMRAHAVRGDADGALRCAPDAIADFADAGDRIELVRTLLMAAAVSLDAGRTDAVGGWLRRAAVLADQCGSARLTADAAGLLARLAAGARRSQE is encoded by the coding sequence ATGGGCACGGCCCGCACCGTTGCCGCATCAGCAGCCGCACTCGCGCAGACCCTGGCCGACTCCGATCTCGCCGAGCTGTGCGAATCGCTGTGCACGCTGGGCTGGGCCGAGGCGTTCCTGGAGGACTACGTCGGTGCCGAAAGCCACCTGGACCGCGGGCTGGAGATCGCCCGGCGCACCGGACAGGCCTATCTGGTACCGCAGTTCCTCACCGCGAAGGCCTACACCCATTTCAGCACCTGCCGGATCACCAGCGCGCTGGAACTGGCCGAGGAGGCCGAGCCGCTGGCACGCGCGGTGGGCAGTGACGAGCTGCTCGCCTTCACCCTGGCGTTCCAGTCCCAGATCCTGCAGCAGGCCTGCCGACCGGCACCGCCGGACGCACTGGCCGTCGCGGAGGAGGCCGCGGCCGCGGCGGGCAGCAACGACCACTGGTGGGCGACCCTGGCCCGGTGCATGCTCGCCTCCGCCGCACTCGATGCCGGCGATCCGCACCGGGCAACGGACATCCTGCTGCGGGCCGGCGGCGGAAGCGACCTGCGCCGGCTGCAACCCACGACGCGCCCCAACTGTCTGGAGCTGCTCAGCGGCGCCGCCCTCGCCGTCGGCGACACCGACGCCGCCGTGCGCTGGGCGGAGCGTGCCCGCAAGGAGGCCGAGCAACTCGGTCTGCCGGCCCAGCACGGCGCGGCGCAGCGCAGCCTCGGCCGGATCGCCGCGTACCACGGCGACTCGGCCGCAGCAGCCCGGATGTTCACGGCAGCGGCGGAGCAGAGCGTCCGGTCCCGGGCGACGCTCCGCGAAGCACAGTCACTGCTCCTCGCCGCCCCGCACGTGCGGGCGACGGGCGACAGCACCGGTGCGGCCGAGATGTGGCACCGAGGAGCGCGTCTGGCCTCGGAGGGAGGGGCGCGCCTGCTCACGGGCCTCGCCGAAAGCATCCGGCCGGCGGTCTTCGCCGCCCCGGCCGAACCGGCGGGCGAGCTGGTCTCCCTGACCGGCCGCGAACGGGAGGTGGCCGAACTGGTCGCGGAGGGCCTGACCAGCGTCGCGATCGCCGACAAGCTCGTGCTCAGCCCACGGACCGTCGAATCCCACATCGCCCGGATCTACCGCAAGACCGGCGTCTCCAGTCGCGCCGCGCTGGCCGTCATCGTGAGCCGCAACACCGGGCCGCAACAGGCGTACCTGAAGGTGCCCCGGCCTGCCCCCGAGGATCCGCTGCGGGCTGACGGCCCCGAAGCCGGCGAGCTGTCGCCCGCGCCGCCGCGGGCCGTGGCCGACACGCCCCGGCTTCTCGGCCGGGACGCCGAACTCGACTCGCTGACCAGGGCGTTGGAGGACCTCAAGGCGGGCGTCGGCCGGGCGGTCGTGCTGGTCGGCGAGCCGGGCATCGGAAAGAGCTCCCTGCTGTGGACGGCCTCTGCGCACGCTCGCGCCCAGGGCGTCCCCGTGCTCGCCGCGCACGGCGCGCACCCGCCGCTGCCTCCGCTGCCCGCAGGACCCGACATCGCGGACGTCCACGAGCGGGCGGCGCGCACCGGCGACCGCTCCGCCGTCATGGCGGTGGTGGACGACCTGCACGATCTCGCACCCGCGCGGATCGACGACGTGGAGCGGCTGTTGGCGGCCACCGTCACGGGTCCGGTGCTGTGCCTGATGGCCTATCGGCAGCGCCGGCTCTCGTCCCCGCTCGCGGCGGTGCTCGCCCGTGCGTCGTCCGCCGGGCTCTTGGAGGTGTGGAACCTCGGACCGCTCTCCCCGGAACAGACCCGCGAACTGCTCGGCGACCGGCCGGACCTGGAGGAGCTGCACGGCCTGGCCGGGGGCAACCCGCAGTACCTCAAGGTACTGGCCGCCGATGGTGGGACGGCGGCCGATGCCGGGACGGCGATCCTCGGCGAACTCGACGGTCTCGACGCCGTGTCACTGACGGTTGTCCAGGTCGCAGCGGTCCTCGGCGATTCGTTCCACCCGGAACTCCTCGCCGCCGTAGCGGACTTGGACCTGCCGGCGGCCATGGCCGCACTGGACGCCCTGACCCGGCTCGATTTGGTCCGCCCGGCCGAGCCCGCGCCGCGGCTGTCCCTGCGTCACCGAGCGGTCGCCGACGTCGTCTACGAGCGGCTGGAGCCCAGCCGCCGCCTCGCCCTGCACCAGCGCGCCGAGGCCGAACTCGCCCGGCGGGCGGCACCGATCGCGGAGCGTGCCCACCACGTCGCGCGGGCCGCGGACCCTTGGCGACCCGAACACGCGACGACCCTGATAGCGGCGGCCCGTGGCATGCTCTACTCCGCTCCGGTCGTGGCAGCGGGCCACCTGCAGGCCGCACTGTCGCTGCTGCAGGAAGGCGGGGAGCACTGGTACGAGGCGAAGGTCCTGCTCGCGCGGGCCCGGTTGCTGACCGGGGACCCTTCGGAGGGCCGGGCGCTGCTGGAGGCGCTGCGTTCGGAGATACCCGGCGGCCCGGCCGGCGGTGCGACCGCGCTCGCCGACTCCAGCCGGATCGAGCGTCGCATGGGCCGGTCCACCGAGGCCGGCGCCCTCGCCCGCGCCGGGCTCGCCGCCCTGACCGACGACGACTCGGCCACCGCCGCGGCCCTGCACGCGGAACTGGCCGACCACGCCTACGACGTACAGGACTTCGAGACGTCCCGGCAGCACGCCGAGACCGCCGCCCGGCTGGCGCGTGAACACCTCGACCAGGTCGGCGAGGCCAACGCCCTGGGCAAGGCGGCACTGGGCCACCTGTTCTCCGGGGACCAGACCAGTGCGCTGGCGACGCTGGCCAGGGCCACCGACATCCTGGACACCGTTCCCGACACGATGCTCGTGGCCTACCTGGAAGCCGCGTTCCAGGTAGGCATCGCGGAGGGGATGATGGGACGGCTGGCCGACTCCGAGCGCCATCTCGCCCGTGGTGCGGACCTGTCCCGGCGCACCGGGCAGACCTACATCCATCCGCAGATGCTGACCGTCCTGGGCAACGCCCGGCTGCGTGCGGGGAACCTGTCCGGTGCGCTGGCCACGCTGGACGAGGCCGAGCAGCACGTCAGACGGATCGGCGACGTTTCGGTCGAGGCGGTCCTGATGACACTCCGGGCCGAGACGCTGCTCTGGCGGGACGGCCCCGGCGACCTGGAGGAGGCGGCCGCCACGGCCGAACGCGCCAGGGCGGCTGTCGGCAGCACGCTGACCTCGTGGGCGGTCTCCGTCCGCTGTGCCCACGCCGAGTTCGTGCTGCACACCGGCGACCCGGTCCGCGCCGGATGGCAGCTGCTGGACGTCGCGGGCGGGGCGGAGCTGCCCAGGCTGACCGCGTGGCGCAGGCCCCGTTGGTGCGACCTGCTGGCGCAGGCGGCAGCCGCAGACGGCGACGCGGCCGCCGCCGGGCGCTGGGCGCGGCTCGCCGAGGAGAGCGTCGCACAGCTTCCCTCGGTGGGCCGGCGGGGCTTCGCCCTGCGCGCACGCATGCGGGCCCATGCGGTGCGCGGGGACGCCGACGGCGCCCTGCGCTGCGCCCCGGACGCGATCGCGGACTTCGCGGACGCCGGTGACCGCATCGAGCTGGTCCGCACCCTGCTCATGGCGGCGGCGGTGTCCCTGGACGCGGGGCGGACCGACGCGGTGGGCGGTTGGCTGCGGCGGGCCGCGGTGCTGGCCGACCAGTGCGGCTCGGCGCGCCTGACCGCCGACGCGGCCGGCCTGCTCGCGCGGCTGGCCGCCGGTGCCCGGCGGTCCCAGGAGTAG